CCAGGCGGAACCAGGGCCGGGAGGAGAACGTTTCAGCGCGCCGCATCCCACACCTCCTTTCGCTGCGTCCACAGCAGCAGAATCACGATGAGCAGGAACGGCAGGAAGTTGCGGATGAAGGCCACCCCGTCGATCTGGGCGACCAGGCCGGAGAGCATCCCCAGCACCAGGCCACCCACCACCGCGAGGCTGAGCCGGCGGAAACCGCCCAGGAGGGCGGCCGCGGCGGCCGGCACGATCAGCATCGCGAGGCTGGTCGCGTCGTTCGCCTGGGAGGGCGCCACCAGGATGATCGCGAAGGAGCTCACGACGCCGGTGACGAACCAGACCGCGATCGACAGGGGCCGGGAGCGGATGCCCAGGAGTTCCGCCGTCGTCGGCCGCTCGCTGAGCGCCCGCAACCGCGTCCCCACGCTCGTGTGCGTGAGGAGCCAGTGCACCGCGCCCGCGACGGCGACCGCCATGACGACCATGACCACGGCCACCCAGCTGATCGCGACCCCGCCGACCACGAGCGCCGGCCCGGGCACGAGCGGCGCGAAGGGCTGGGGCTTGTTGCCGAAGAGGATGAACGACAGGGAGACCAGGAGCAGGAGCGGACCGACCGTCATGGCGGACCGGTTGGTCGTGCTCGCCTCCGACAGCCAGGTGGCGGCGATCCAGCCGATCGCCGCGGCCAGCGCCCCGCCGATCAGCACCCCGATCACCGACCCCAGCCACACCGGCAGTCCACCACGGGTGACGAGCCACACCGCGCAGAATCCGCCGAACATCCCGGTGGCCGTCTGGGCGAAGTTCACCACCCGGACCAGCCGGGACATGAGCGTCAGGCAGACCCCGAGCACCGCGTAGAGTCCTCCGGCGGCGAGGCCGGAGAGTGCGCCTTCAAGCATGCGGGGACCTCAGCTCTTCGGAAGGCGCAGCCAGTCGGTGGCCGCCTTTTCCCAGCGATGCGTGCCGGACTTGAGCACGATGGGCCAGCCGGCCGCGGGGACCTGCCCGAACTTGTACGGGTCACCGATCATCGGGTTGGACATCGGGGCGGCGTCGCGGAGGGCCTTCGCCACCGACTCACGCGTGACGTCCCCCTTGATGGTCTTGATCGCCTCGATGAAGTGCTTCGCCGCGAGGAAGCCGCCCTGGCTGAAGGAGGTGAGCGGGATGTTGTTCTTCGTCATGAGATCCCGCCATTCCTTGGTGATGTCGCTCTGCTCCGTGAAGGGGTAGAACTCGGCGGGGACGTAGATCCCGGCTCCGGCGTTGTCCACGGCCTTGGCGAAGTTCTCGCTGTACGTGCTGGTCAGGAACAGCCAGGTGACGTCGTTCCAGCCCTGGGCGTTCGCGGCCTTGACCTGCGCGATCGCGTCCGGCTCCACGCCGTTGACCGCGAGCGCCTTGCAGCCCTGCTGGCGTGCCTTGACGATGTACGGCGTGTAGTCCGCGGCGCCGTACGGCACGGTGTCGTCGACGTACTTGGGCTTCTTCCCGGTGGCCGCGGTCCATTTGTCGATGGCGGCCTGGTAGCTGGGCCGCGTGGATCCCGCGATCTCGAGCAGGATGCAGATGTCGTTCAGCTTCTTGACCTCGGACCCGTAGGTCAGGGTGAGCGTCATGTCGTTGTATGGGCCGACATTGGCCGGGGAGATGCTCTTGTTGTTGAAGCAGCCCGTGTCCACACCGATGCCGGGCACGGAGACGATCCCCTGCTGCTCGTAGTACTTGGCGTTGAGATCGCACTCGAGCAGGCTGGCGGAGCCGACCATGGCGACCGCCTCGTCGGACCCGACGAGCTCACGGGCCGCGGCGGTGGCGCCGGCCGGGTCGCCCTTGTCATCGAGCGCCTTGTAATCGATCTTCTTCCCGTTCAGGCCGCCCGCGTCATTGAAGGCGTCGAAGACGGCCTTCGCCGCCAGCGAGGATTCGGGGAAGGTCGCCGCACCGGACTTGGTGTTGACGGAGCCGACGACGATCGAGCCGCCACCGCCTCCCCCGTCCGCGCCGGAACACCCCGAGAGGACGAGCGCCGCGGCGGCGAGGGCGGCAAGCGAGCCCAGTGCTGTTTTCTTCATGGTGTTCCTCCTGCTTGTCCGCCGCGCCATCGC
This portion of the Arthrobacter woluwensis genome encodes:
- a CDS encoding ABC transporter substrate-binding protein, producing the protein MKKTALGSLAALAAAALVLSGCSGADGGGGGGSIVVGSVNTKSGAATFPESSLAAKAVFDAFNDAGGLNGKKIDYKALDDKGDPAGATAAARELVGSDEAVAMVGSASLLECDLNAKYYEQQGIVSVPGIGVDTGCFNNKSISPANVGPYNDMTLTLTYGSEVKKLNDICILLEIAGSTRPSYQAAIDKWTAATGKKPKYVDDTVPYGAADYTPYIVKARQQGCKALAVNGVEPDAIAQVKAANAQGWNDVTWLFLTSTYSENFAKAVDNAGAGIYVPAEFYPFTEQSDITKEWRDLMTKNNIPLTSFSQGGFLAAKHFIEAIKTIKGDVTRESVAKALRDAAPMSNPMIGDPYKFGQVPAAGWPIVLKSGTHRWEKAATDWLRLPKS
- a CDS encoding branched-chain amino acid ABC transporter permease; this encodes MLEGALSGLAAGGLYAVLGVCLTLMSRLVRVVNFAQTATGMFGGFCAVWLVTRGGLPVWLGSVIGVLIGGALAAAIGWIAATWLSEASTTNRSAMTVGPLLLLVSLSFILFGNKPQPFAPLVPGPALVVGGVAISWVAVVMVVMAVAVAGAVHWLLTHTSVGTRLRALSERPTTAELLGIRSRPLSIAVWFVTGVVSSFAIILVAPSQANDATSLAMLIVPAAAAALLGGFRRLSLAVVGGLVLGMLSGLVAQIDGVAFIRNFLPFLLIVILLLWTQRKEVWDAAR